A genomic stretch from Leptodactylus fuscus isolate aLepFus1 chromosome 10, aLepFus1.hap2, whole genome shotgun sequence includes:
- the LOC142183470 gene encoding uncharacterized protein LOC142183470 gives MSVSTVKTENGNVSCETPDGTVVHININQRSSLDCLLDTFRFFRDLKKNGEKTAKPSRMSGPAAQLGFGASFASLGLVFVMLAIITSVVQPSLTIFYCGLHYWVGLPFLVSGALNLAAYKFTKKCWMVLSFISLFVSLGVSIAGIILTSSDMNHYYWIVNERICDNLRDNGGYYYGGQPTRNYYGYDYELSNCREAIQKYKSLVIGLLFMTLLLSIWGLLLSIFNVGFRLNSYCQAKKTEVDEECLLKPDPSDDIIIA, from the exons ATGAGTGTCAGCACTGTAAAGACTGAAAACGGCAATGTCTCCTGTGAGACTCCAGACGGCACCGTGGTCCACATCAATATTAACCAGCGATCTTCCTTGGACTGCTTGCTGGATACTTTCCGATTCTTccgggatttgaagaaaaatggaGAAAAGACCGCCAAACCCTCTCGTATGTCCGGTCCTGCAGCGCAGCTAGGATTTGGG GCTTCCTTTGCTTCGTTGGGATTGGTCTTTGTCATGTTGGCCATTATTACAAGTGTTGTACAACCAAGCCTCACCATCTTCTACTGCGGACTCCACTACTGGGTAGGACTTCCG TTCCTGGTATCCGGAGCACTGAATCTTGCGGCATATAAGTTTACCAAAAAATGCTGG ATGGTCCTCTCCTTCATTTCCCTGTTTGTCAGCCTCGGTGTATCTATTGCCGGCATCATCTTGACATCTAGCGATATGAACCATTACTACTGGATTGTCAATGAACGCATCTGTGATAATCTCCGTGATAACGGTGGATATTACTACGGAGGACAACCTACAAGAAACTACTATGGATatgactatgagctaagcaatTGCAGAGAGGCGATCCAAAAATACAAG AGCTTGGTCATCGGGTTGCTGTTTATGACCCTTCTTCTGTCCATCTGgggtctcctcctctccatctttAATGTGGGCTTTAGACTGAATTCTTACTGCCAAGCAAAG aaaactgaagtggaTGAAGAATGTCTCTTAAAACCAGACccctctgatgacatcatcattgccTAA